A stretch of Pirellulales bacterium DNA encodes these proteins:
- a CDS encoding chemotaxis protein CheW has translation MSFEDDLLGEFVIEANEHLADVENQFLAIEEMGASVDVNLVNEVFRAIHSIKGAAGFLGMTKINDLAHSLENVLNMMRNHELAPNSQIVDVMLKSADKLQGLINDIQNSNDADVSDHVTKLDAIAAGQVVEAPAPAAKKSPGKKGAPAKKAAPAPKKPRGGKAKAAPEPSVEDELDLDAQIEAALGAAHAAREAASAAELQGVAPASDPAPTPPTAVEPLASPATAAAPASAEGDKKPASPVAETNIRVSVGLLDKLMNLAGELVLSRNQLMQAISAADNGGLEGIAARLDQVTSELQESIMQTRMQQIGTVFGRFPRVVRDLGAKLNKECELTIEGKEVEVDKTIVEAIGDPLTHLIRNSMDHGIETPERRIAAGKSPQGTLHLRAFYQAGKVRLEIQDDGAGIDPRKLREKAAAKGIITPEQAEQMSDRDAVRLIFHPGFSMAAQVTDVSGRGVGMDVVRTNIAKLGGTVDVESVVGKGTSVVVTLPLTLAIIPSLIVQSGSDRFAIPQVNIAELVRIRPHEMNERLGRVKDAEVLRLRGSLLPIVRLGSALGTPLAENERADERHAEPAATNIIVVESGRQRFGIVVDGLHDSEEIVVKPLGRHIKGCISLSGATILGDGHVALILDVAGLAVKQAIGSCDGKPEDKDEATRVQQSEDLQSVLLFTNDPNEHFAVCMDVVSRIERVRVDQIDSVGGKELVQYRNSTMPLVRLENTVTAKPGPAGNQVYVVVFEAAGKEVALIAPELEDIRDVPVDFDTVTFREPGVPGSMVINGRATRLVDLHALAEIAYPEWFQDQPVAASDEGLPALILLAEDSGFFRKQVAGLFVEKGYRVVEAEDGLEAWQILQSGEHAFDVIVTDIEMPNMNGFELCRNIKQSAQFGHLPVIALTSLGGAADVQHGLEVGIDDYQIKMDRDRLMNAVHNFAGQKTGNNSPKVRQLAHA, from the coding sequence ATGTCTTTTGAAGATGATCTGCTCGGCGAATTCGTCATCGAGGCCAACGAGCACCTGGCCGACGTTGAGAACCAGTTCCTCGCCATTGAGGAAATGGGCGCAAGCGTCGACGTGAATCTGGTGAACGAGGTGTTCCGCGCGATCCACTCGATCAAGGGCGCCGCCGGGTTCCTGGGCATGACCAAGATCAATGATCTGGCTCACAGCCTGGAAAACGTGCTCAACATGATGCGCAATCACGAGCTGGCTCCCAACTCGCAGATCGTCGACGTCATGCTGAAGTCCGCCGACAAGCTGCAAGGCCTGATTAACGACATTCAGAATTCCAACGACGCCGACGTCAGCGACCACGTGACGAAGCTCGACGCGATCGCCGCCGGTCAAGTCGTCGAGGCGCCGGCACCTGCGGCGAAGAAGTCGCCCGGCAAGAAGGGCGCCCCCGCGAAAAAGGCCGCCCCCGCTCCGAAGAAACCCCGCGGCGGCAAGGCCAAGGCCGCGCCGGAACCGAGCGTCGAAGACGAACTGGACTTGGACGCCCAAATCGAGGCCGCCCTCGGCGCCGCGCATGCCGCCCGCGAAGCTGCTTCCGCAGCCGAGTTGCAGGGCGTCGCTCCAGCGAGCGACCCCGCTCCGACGCCTCCTACGGCCGTCGAACCGCTCGCTTCCCCCGCGACAGCGGCTGCTCCCGCTTCCGCCGAGGGGGACAAGAAACCCGCCTCGCCGGTCGCGGAAACGAACATCCGCGTCTCGGTCGGGCTGCTCGACAAGCTCATGAATTTGGCCGGCGAGCTCGTGCTGAGCCGCAACCAGCTCATGCAGGCGATCAGCGCCGCCGACAACGGCGGACTGGAAGGGATCGCCGCCCGGCTCGACCAAGTGACCAGCGAACTGCAAGAGTCGATCATGCAGACCCGCATGCAGCAGATCGGCACCGTCTTCGGCCGCTTCCCCCGCGTCGTCCGCGACCTGGGCGCCAAGCTGAACAAAGAGTGCGAACTGACGATCGAGGGCAAGGAGGTCGAAGTCGACAAGACGATCGTCGAGGCGATCGGCGACCCGCTGACGCACCTCATCCGCAACTCGATGGACCACGGCATCGAAACGCCGGAACGGCGAATCGCGGCCGGCAAGTCGCCCCAAGGAACCCTTCACCTGCGGGCGTTCTACCAAGCCGGCAAGGTGCGGCTGGAGATTCAGGACGACGGCGCCGGGATCGACCCCCGCAAGCTCCGCGAGAAGGCCGCCGCGAAGGGAATCATCACCCCCGAACAAGCCGAGCAGATGAGCGACCGCGACGCGGTGCGGCTGATCTTCCATCCCGGCTTCTCGATGGCGGCCCAGGTGACCGACGTCAGCGGTCGCGGCGTCGGCATGGACGTCGTTCGCACGAACATCGCCAAGCTCGGCGGCACCGTCGACGTCGAATCGGTCGTCGGCAAAGGCACCAGCGTGGTCGTCACGTTGCCGCTGACGCTCGCCATCATTCCTTCGCTGATCGTCCAGTCGGGCTCCGATCGCTTCGCGATTCCGCAAGTCAACATTGCCGAACTGGTGCGCATTCGCCCCCATGAAATGAACGAGCGGCTCGGCCGAGTCAAGGACGCCGAGGTCCTTCGTTTGCGGGGCTCGTTGCTGCCGATCGTCCGGCTCGGTTCCGCGTTGGGAACGCCGCTCGCTGAGAACGAGCGCGCCGACGAACGTCACGCCGAACCCGCCGCCACGAACATCATCGTCGTCGAGTCGGGGCGACAACGCTTCGGGATCGTCGTCGACGGGCTGCACGACTCGGAAGAAATCGTGGTCAAACCGCTCGGTCGGCACATCAAGGGCTGCATCAGTCTCTCCGGGGCCACCATCCTGGGCGACGGGCATGTGGCGCTGATCCTCGACGTCGCCGGACTGGCGGTCAAGCAGGCGATCGGCTCCTGCGACGGCAAACCCGAGGACAAGGACGAAGCGACTCGCGTCCAACAGTCCGAAGACCTGCAATCGGTCCTGCTGTTCACCAACGATCCGAACGAACATTTCGCCGTCTGCATGGACGTCGTCTCGCGGATCGAACGCGTGCGAGTCGACCAAATCGACAGCGTCGGCGGCAAGGAGCTGGTCCAATACCGCAACTCGACGATGCCGCTCGTGCGGCTTGAAAACACCGTCACCGCCAAGCCGGGCCCCGCGGGGAATCAGGTGTACGTCGTCGTGTTCGAGGCGGCGGGGAAGGAAGTCGCGCTCATCGCCCCCGAACTCGAAGACATCCGCGACGTCCCCGTCGACTTCGACACCGTCACCTTCCGCGAGCCGGGGGTGCCGGGATCGATGGTCATCAACGGCCGGGCGACGCGCTTGGTCGATCTCCATGCACTGGCCGAGATCGCCTATCCCGAATGGTTCCAAGACCAACCGGTCGCCGCCAGCGACGAAGGCCTGCCGGCCTTGATCCTGCTGGCCGAGGACTCGGGCTTCTTCCGCAAGCAGGTCGCCGGGCTGTTCGTCGAGAAGGGCTACCGCGTCGTCGAGGCCGAGGACGGTCTCGAAGCGTGGCAAATCCTGCAGAGCGGCGAGCACGCGTTCGACGTCATCGTCACCGACATCGAAATGCCCAACATGAACGGGTTCGAGTTGTGCCGCAACATCAAGCAATCGGCTCAGTTCGGCCACCTGCCGGTGATCGCGCTGACCTCGCTCGGCGGGGCGGCGGACGTTCAGCACGGCCTGGAAGTCGGCATCGACGACTACCAGATCAAGATGGATCGCGACCGGCTCATGAACGCGGTCCACAACTTCGCCGGCCAGAAGACCGGCAACAACAGCCCCAAGGTCCGCCAACTGGCGCACGCCTAA
- a CDS encoding chemotaxis response regulator protein-glutamate methylesterase has translation MTPPEQPLKALVVDDSALFRKIVREVLQQIPGVEVVGTAANGRAALERIVDDRPDFITLDLEMPELDGLGLLRELAVRDLDVKAVMISSQTSTGAQATSAALQLGAFDFVLKPHAAQPAANAEQLRRQLEPKVAAIASTIGHRRVRIEPPQPAPPPRPAERAGKFATPKIVGIGVSTGGPAALSRILPRIPGDFPCPIVIVQHMPPMFTKSLAEDLNRSCRLEVLEAYDGCVAEPGKIFIAPGGKQMRVSMLTGRPVIQITDDPPERHCKPSVDYLFRSLASHFGPEALGVILTGMGDDGTIGCRHLRERGARIIAQDQATCVVYGMPKSVFEAGLVDQVEPLDRIVPSLVSAATVEAAV, from the coding sequence ATGACGCCCCCTGAACAACCCTTGAAAGCCCTCGTCGTCGACGACTCGGCCCTGTTCCGCAAGATCGTCCGCGAGGTGCTGCAACAGATTCCCGGAGTCGAGGTCGTCGGGACCGCGGCCAACGGTCGCGCCGCATTGGAACGGATCGTCGACGATCGCCCCGATTTCATCACGCTCGACCTCGAGATGCCGGAACTCGACGGTCTCGGGCTCCTGCGCGAGCTGGCCGTTCGCGACCTGGACGTCAAAGCCGTCATGATCAGCTCGCAGACCTCGACCGGCGCTCAGGCCACCAGCGCCGCATTGCAGTTGGGGGCCTTCGACTTCGTGCTGAAACCGCATGCCGCACAACCGGCGGCCAACGCCGAACAACTGCGACGTCAATTGGAGCCGAAGGTCGCGGCGATCGCCTCGACGATCGGCCACCGCCGGGTGCGCATCGAACCGCCCCAGCCGGCGCCCCCGCCGAGACCCGCCGAGCGCGCAGGCAAGTTCGCGACTCCCAAGATCGTCGGCATCGGCGTCTCGACCGGCGGCCCTGCCGCGCTGAGCCGCATCTTGCCGCGCATCCCGGGGGATTTTCCCTGCCCGATCGTCATCGTGCAGCACATGCCCCCGATGTTCACCAAGAGCCTGGCCGAAGACCTGAATCGGTCATGCCGGCTCGAAGTGCTGGAGGCGTACGACGGCTGCGTAGCCGAGCCCGGCAAGATCTTCATCGCTCCGGGCGGGAAGCAAATGAGGGTCTCGATGCTCACCGGGCGCCCCGTCATTCAGATCACCGACGATCCGCCTGAACGTCACTGCAAGCCCTCGGTCGACTACTTGTTCCGTTCGCTCGCCTCCCACTTCGGACCCGAAGCGCTGGGAGTCATTCTGACCGGCATGGGCGACGACGGAACCATCGGCTGCCGGCACTTGCGCGAGCGCGGCGCCCGCATCATCGCCCAGGACCAGGCGACCTGCGTCGTCTACGGCATGCCCAAGAGCGTGTTCGAGGCCGGACTGGTCGACCAGGTCGAGCCCCTCGATCGCATTGTTCCTAGCCTCGTCTCCGCGGCGACCGTGGAGGCCGCAGTATGA
- a CDS encoding ABC transporter permease subunit: MLFLENPVLQRELVINLRMLRGFLLLFAYVALLGLMVYSAWPAEQKLDLVQPVKARELVNLFFLGQYLLMSLMTPSFAAGAITGEKERSSFEMLLASPLRPAAIVLGKLLASLVPLGELMICSLPIVMLCLPLGGVSPLEVFAAYFAMICSVILSGMISLWCSSFFTRTSASLVVSYLLILPLALVGVLVWRALEQLGGARLAVVMTVVPAVCGSVGALLWYDICRRLLHPPDLGSEGKQVIDLETEAEQAVGLYINRDEWPDKLFAPPKRTTFLEDDANPIYDKEIRSEIFSQGTLMLRLVIQISMIVAFFVMAYCLFIAPQHAAWYVAYVLLFNLLVGPVFSAGSVTSERERETLDLLLVTLITPWQMLWGKLLSGLRVSSVLTAFLVWPMVLACLMPLDFWSNLPTMAGYFLIVGVTAVTTSLAALACSTLFRKSSTALVATYLTVGTVFFAPVAALAFVRTFVPDSPAAGAVEAIQALSPFSAAFSLPLETSKGSNLATADARVFFGFMAFGLLLNGTLLAAVTWLFKARWRVSE, from the coding sequence ATGCTGTTCCTCGAAAACCCCGTCCTCCAGCGCGAGCTCGTCATTAACCTGCGGATGCTCCGCGGGTTTTTGTTGTTGTTCGCGTATGTGGCGCTGCTGGGGCTGATGGTGTACTCGGCGTGGCCGGCGGAGCAGAAGCTCGATCTCGTGCAGCCGGTGAAGGCCCGGGAGCTGGTGAACCTGTTCTTTCTCGGCCAGTACCTGCTGATGTCGCTCATGACGCCGTCGTTCGCGGCCGGGGCGATCACCGGCGAAAAGGAGCGAAGCAGTTTCGAGATGCTGCTGGCCAGCCCGCTGCGGCCCGCGGCGATCGTGCTGGGCAAGCTGCTGGCGTCGCTGGTCCCCTTGGGCGAGCTGATGATCTGCTCGCTGCCGATCGTCATGCTCTGCCTGCCGCTGGGGGGCGTGTCGCCGCTGGAAGTCTTCGCGGCGTACTTCGCAATGATCTGTTCGGTGATTCTGTCCGGCATGATCAGCCTGTGGTGCAGCAGCTTCTTCACCCGCACCAGCGCATCGCTGGTCGTGTCGTACCTGCTCATTTTGCCGCTCGCATTGGTCGGCGTGCTCGTGTGGCGGGCGCTCGAGCAACTTGGCGGCGCGCGGTTGGCGGTCGTCATGACGGTGGTTCCCGCGGTCTGCGGTTCGGTCGGGGCCCTGTTGTGGTACGACATCTGCCGACGACTGCTCCACCCGCCCGACCTCGGGAGCGAAGGCAAGCAAGTGATCGATCTGGAAACCGAGGCCGAGCAGGCCGTGGGGCTGTACATCAACCGCGACGAATGGCCCGACAAGCTGTTCGCCCCGCCGAAACGCACGACGTTCCTCGAAGACGACGCCAACCCGATCTACGACAAGGAGATCCGCAGCGAAATTTTCAGCCAAGGCACGCTCATGCTGCGGCTGGTGATCCAGATCAGCATGATCGTCGCGTTTTTCGTGATGGCGTACTGCCTGTTCATCGCCCCGCAACACGCGGCGTGGTACGTGGCGTACGTGCTGCTGTTCAACCTGCTGGTCGGTCCCGTCTTCTCGGCCGGCAGCGTCACCAGCGAACGCGAACGCGAAACGCTCGACCTGCTGCTGGTGACGCTGATCACCCCCTGGCAAATGCTGTGGGGCAAGCTGCTGTCGGGGTTGCGCGTCTCCAGCGTGCTGACCGCGTTTCTCGTGTGGCCCATGGTGCTGGCGTGCCTGATGCCGCTCGACTTCTGGAGCAACTTGCCGACGATGGCGGGGTACTTTCTCATCGTGGGGGTGACCGCCGTGACGACGTCGCTGGCGGCGCTGGCCTGTTCGACGTTGTTCCGCAAATCGTCGACGGCGCTGGTGGCGACCTATCTGACCGTCGGAACCGTGTTCTTCGCCCCCGTCGCCGCGTTGGCGTTCGTTCGGACGTTCGTCCCCGACTCGCCCGCCGCGGGCGCGGTGGAAGCGATCCAGGCGCTGAGCCCCTTCTCGGCAGCGTTCAGCCTGCCGCTGGAGACGAGCAAGGGCTCGAACCTCGCGACGGCCGACGCACGGGTCTTCTTCGGGTTCATGGCCTTCGGGCTGCTGTTGAACGGAACCCTGCTGGCGGCGGTCACCTGGCTGTTCAAGGCCCGGTGGCGCGTTTCCGAGTGA
- a CDS encoding purine-binding chemotaxis protein CheW, whose amino-acid sequence MSTVQAPSKRERRTSEVQFATFYVGDILLGIDIRYVQEINRQLAVTRVPHAPPEVRGVINLRGDVATVIDLRRVLDLPPAELTRDSRNLIVNFDGESIGLLVDRISDILTISEDQIEPPPANVSGLDGRLLAGVHTMKSSIVVLLDIEQALSDSHLMS is encoded by the coding sequence ATGTCCACCGTGCAAGCCCCCTCGAAACGCGAGCGTCGCACCAGCGAAGTCCAGTTCGCCACGTTCTACGTGGGGGACATTCTGCTGGGAATCGACATTCGCTACGTCCAAGAAATCAATCGGCAGTTGGCCGTCACGCGCGTGCCGCACGCCCCGCCCGAGGTCCGCGGCGTGATCAATCTCCGCGGCGACGTCGCCACGGTGATCGACCTGCGGCGGGTCTTGGACCTGCCCCCCGCCGAGCTGACCCGCGACAGCCGCAACCTGATCGTCAATTTCGACGGCGAGTCGATCGGCCTGCTGGTCGACCGCATCTCCGACATTCTCACGATCAGCGAAGACCAGATCGAACCGCCCCCGGCCAACGTCAGCGGCCTCGACGGCCGACTGCTCGCCGGCGTCCACACGATGAAATCGTCGATCGTCGTGCTGCTGGACATTGAACAAGCCCTGTCCGATTCCCATTTGATGAGTTGA
- a CDS encoding protein-glutamate O-methyltransferase CheR: MSNVTPEDIDAVCGLVDDLCGIYWDASKAYLIESRLSQLVRKTSCANYADLVRKVRAAALPGLREEVINAVTTNETLWFRDTSPFEALRHKVIPHVIDGKAKSLNPRRLRIWSAASSTGQEAYSIAMAFADVVYDYQNWDFKVFGTDISPAAVAQASRGVYNKLEISRGLDVAYRDKYFIDQGDSWLVRDSIRSMCSFAVRNLHEPFTGLGPFDVVFCRNVAIYFNAEDRAKLFEKLAATLTPEGWLFAGSSESLSDLGARWAPQQHCRATCYQPNLAQAYQPARAATGRDW; the protein is encoded by the coding sequence ATGAGCAACGTGACCCCCGAGGACATCGACGCCGTTTGCGGACTGGTCGACGATTTGTGCGGAATTTACTGGGACGCCTCGAAGGCCTACCTCATCGAGTCGCGGCTGTCGCAACTGGTTCGCAAAACCTCTTGCGCCAACTACGCCGATCTGGTGCGCAAGGTCCGCGCCGCGGCGCTGCCGGGGCTGCGCGAGGAAGTGATCAACGCGGTCACGACCAACGAAACGCTCTGGTTCCGCGATACGTCCCCCTTCGAAGCCCTGCGCCATAAGGTGATCCCGCACGTCATCGACGGCAAGGCGAAGAGCCTGAATCCCCGCCGACTGCGCATCTGGTCCGCGGCCTCCAGCACCGGACAGGAGGCGTACAGCATCGCCATGGCGTTCGCCGACGTCGTGTACGATTACCAGAATTGGGACTTCAAAGTCTTCGGCACCGACATCTCTCCCGCGGCCGTCGCCCAGGCCAGTCGCGGGGTCTACAACAAGCTGGAAATCAGCCGCGGGCTCGACGTCGCCTACCGCGACAAATACTTCATCGACCAGGGGGACTCCTGGCTGGTTCGCGACTCGATTCGCTCGATGTGCTCGTTCGCGGTGCGCAACCTGCACGAACCGTTCACGGGGCTGGGGCCGTTCGACGTGGTTTTTTGCCGCAACGTGGCGATCTATTTCAATGCCGAAGACCGGGCAAAACTGTTCGAGAAACTGGCCGCGACGCTGACGCCCGAGGGCTGGCTGTTCGCCGGTTCGTCGGAGTCGCTGAGCGACCTGGGCGCCCGCTGGGCCCCGCAGCAGCACTGCCGCGCAACGTGCTACCAGCCGAACCTCGCCCAGGCCTACCAACCGGCGCGAGCGGCGACGGGGCGCGATTGGTAA
- a CDS encoding NYN domain-containing protein — MALLIDGYNLLHAAGIFGRGKGGASLHRSREAMLRFLAATIDDAERPRTTVVFDASDAPPGLPRRTTHAEMTVHYASDYRDADELIEQLIALDDAPRSLVVVSSDRRIQRAARRRRCSSIDSDQWYAMQVRRRLHAGRSAPDVLKRVGEPTEAEVAYWVRRFAADLNEPPEKSPGSAPSSPAGGPPAANPLDPFPPGYGDDLFNSPE, encoded by the coding sequence ATGGCCTTGCTGATCGACGGCTACAACCTGCTGCATGCCGCGGGGATCTTCGGTCGAGGAAAGGGGGGAGCGAGCCTGCACCGCTCGCGCGAGGCGATGCTGCGATTTCTCGCCGCGACGATCGACGACGCCGAGCGCCCGCGCACGACGGTCGTCTTCGACGCCTCCGACGCCCCCCCGGGACTCCCCCGGCGAACGACGCACGCGGAGATGACCGTCCACTACGCGTCGGACTATCGTGACGCCGACGAGCTGATCGAGCAGTTGATCGCGCTCGACGACGCGCCGCGGTCGCTGGTGGTGGTGTCGAGCGACCGCCGCATCCAACGCGCCGCCCGCCGGCGTCGCTGTTCGTCGATCGACAGCGATCAATGGTACGCGATGCAAGTCCGACGACGGCTGCACGCCGGTCGATCTGCTCCCGACGTTCTCAAGCGCGTCGGCGAGCCGACCGAAGCGGAGGTCGCGTACTGGGTCCGGCGATTCGCGGCAGATCTCAACGAGCCGCCCGAAAAGTCGCCCGGGTCGGCCCCCTCTTCCCCCGCAGGCGGTCCTCCGGCCGCCAACCCGCTCGACCCGTTTCCGCCCGGATACGGCGACGACCTGTTCAATTCGCCCGAGTAG
- a CDS encoding PAS domain-containing protein, with amino-acid sequence MRVPRLSNLNFRTKLILACCGFALAPLAVLTYITWGAGNQIAANIGSEFAGIAESIADRIDRNLFERYGDVQAFGANDAVRNQDNWGKSPEENPIVAAMNRYVDLYDIYYLTILVDLDGKVIAVNNADADGKPIDTTWLYDQKFAQANWFKDAIDGRFYRTDDSLADGTVVEHLYVDEFAKRAYNDEALALGFTAPVYDSEGKVIAVWKNVAKFSLVEEIFLASYQNLKTRSMASAELTLLDKDGNVIVDYDPKTAGSEDVKRDMTIIGKFNLAEKGVESAQRVVAGEAGGIAKSFHARKGIYQTAGFAPLRGALGFPGMKWNVMVRVACDEALATSNALKNTCLLTVLGALAIIPIGAWFVAQSMSRIIVQATDSLNAATNRDYTHKVITTTGGDLGQMAGSLNTLLDELTTFTEKAADYEGKISAIDKSQAAIEFTPDGTIVTANDNFLNALGYTLDEIKGRHHRMFCEPEYVNSSAYSAFWAKLSRGEFDAGEYRRFGKGGKEIWIQASYNPVFDASGKVTKVVKYASDITQTVFARNAALKLQAVVDDSDSAYMMIDRDFTVTYLNKATEQLLKSHQDVFRSIWSWFDPQKVLGANIDQFHENPSHQRKLLSDPSNLPYRTDIQVGPLTFDLNVAAQLDSAGNYVGNTLVWSDVTEARKRQIREQKVGEFQASEVVKLSTVLGDIAQGRLNVSYDVTAPEDDTREVFSTFSKIAEAVNAMGANLRDVMTKLAANAGRLASTSTQLSATAVQLSSGADETTTQSATVAAAAEEMSANMRTMAASTEEMSSNVRTVAASTEQMTATINEIAKNAEQSAAVASEAARLAAVSNDKVGGLGIAADEIGKVIEVIQDIAEQTNLLALNATIEAARAGEAGKGFAVVATEVKELAKQTATATDDIRRRIEGIQGSTSEAVSAIREITEVINNVNEVSRTIAAAVEEQSATTKQIAVSVSETASAADTVSRGVNESASASQEITVNITGVDQGAKQTSEAALQTKEAGTVLSTLAEELQTLVGQFQV; translated from the coding sequence ATGCGAGTACCGCGACTGTCCAACCTGAACTTTCGCACAAAGCTGATTCTGGCGTGCTGCGGCTTTGCGCTGGCGCCGTTGGCCGTGCTCACCTACATCACGTGGGGCGCGGGCAACCAAATCGCCGCGAACATCGGCTCCGAGTTTGCCGGAATTGCCGAATCGATCGCCGACCGCATCGACCGCAACCTGTTCGAGCGTTACGGCGACGTCCAAGCGTTCGGCGCCAACGACGCCGTTCGCAACCAGGACAACTGGGGCAAGTCGCCCGAAGAGAACCCGATCGTCGCGGCGATGAATCGCTACGTCGATCTGTACGACATTTACTACCTGACGATCCTCGTCGATCTCGACGGCAAGGTCATTGCCGTAAACAACGCCGACGCCGACGGCAAGCCGATCGACACGACTTGGCTGTACGATCAGAAGTTCGCTCAGGCTAACTGGTTCAAAGACGCCATCGACGGACGATTTTACCGGACTGACGACAGCCTGGCCGACGGCACCGTCGTCGAACACTTGTACGTCGACGAATTTGCGAAGCGCGCGTACAACGACGAAGCCCTTGCGCTAGGCTTCACTGCTCCTGTCTATGATTCTGAAGGAAAGGTTATCGCCGTCTGGAAGAACGTCGCGAAGTTCAGCCTCGTCGAGGAAATCTTCCTGGCCAGCTACCAAAACCTCAAAACCCGAAGCATGGCCAGCGCCGAGTTGACGTTACTTGACAAGGACGGCAACGTCATCGTCGACTACGATCCGAAAACCGCCGGCAGCGAGGACGTCAAACGCGACATGACGATCATCGGCAAGTTCAATCTTGCCGAGAAGGGGGTCGAATCCGCCCAACGGGTCGTCGCCGGCGAAGCCGGCGGGATCGCCAAATCGTTCCACGCTCGCAAGGGAATCTATCAAACGGCCGGCTTCGCTCCGCTCCGCGGCGCCCTCGGCTTTCCCGGCATGAAGTGGAACGTGATGGTCCGCGTCGCGTGCGACGAAGCCCTTGCGACCAGCAACGCCCTGAAGAACACCTGCCTGCTGACCGTGCTGGGCGCCTTGGCGATCATCCCGATCGGCGCTTGGTTCGTCGCCCAGTCGATGAGCCGCATCATTGTGCAAGCAACCGACTCGCTCAACGCCGCTACGAACCGCGATTACACGCACAAGGTGATCACGACGACCGGCGGCGACCTCGGTCAGATGGCCGGCAGCCTCAACACGCTGCTTGACGAATTGACCACCTTCACCGAAAAGGCGGCCGATTACGAAGGCAAGATCTCGGCGATCGACAAGTCGCAGGCCGCCATCGAGTTCACGCCAGACGGAACGATCGTCACGGCCAATGACAACTTCCTGAACGCTTTGGGTTACACGCTCGACGAAATCAAGGGACGGCATCACCGCATGTTCTGCGAGCCGGAATACGTCAACTCCTCGGCCTACTCCGCTTTCTGGGCGAAGCTGAGCCGCGGAGAATTTGACGCCGGGGAATACCGTCGCTTCGGCAAGGGAGGCAAAGAGATCTGGATCCAGGCGTCCTACAACCCCGTGTTTGATGCAAGCGGAAAAGTCACGAAGGTCGTCAAGTACGCCAGCGATATCACGCAGACTGTCTTCGCCAGAAACGCCGCCCTCAAGCTGCAGGCGGTCGTCGACGACTCCGATTCGGCGTACATGATGATCGACCGCGATTTCACGGTGACCTATCTCAACAAAGCGACCGAGCAATTGCTCAAGAGTCATCAGGACGTGTTCCGCTCGATCTGGTCGTGGTTCGATCCGCAAAAGGTCCTGGGCGCCAACATCGACCAGTTCCACGAGAACCCCAGCCACCAGCGCAAGCTGCTCTCCGATCCGAGCAATTTGCCCTATCGGACCGACATCCAGGTCGGCCCCTTGACCTTCGACTTGAACGTCGCCGCCCAACTCGATTCCGCCGGCAACTACGTCGGCAACACCCTGGTGTGGTCCGACGTCACTGAAGCACGGAAGCGGCAGATTCGCGAGCAGAAGGTCGGCGAGTTCCAAGCCTCCGAAGTGGTCAAGCTGTCGACCGTGCTGGGCGACATCGCCCAGGGCCGCTTGAACGTCAGCTACGACGTCACCGCTCCGGAAGACGACACTCGCGAGGTCTTCAGCACCTTCAGCAAGATCGCCGAGGCGGTCAACGCGATGGGCGCCAACCTCCGCGACGTCATGACCAAGCTCGCCGCGAACGCCGGCCGGCTGGCCAGCACGTCGACGCAACTGTCGGCCACCGCGGTGCAGCTCTCGAGCGGAGCCGACGAAACCACCACGCAGTCGGCCACCGTGGCCGCCGCGGCGGAGGAGATGTCGGCGAACATGCGGACCATGGCCGCCTCGACCGAGGAAATGTCGAGCAACGTCCGCACGGTGGCCGCCTCGACTGAGCAGATGACCGCCACCATCAACGAGATCGCCAAGAACGCCGAACAGTCGGCCGCGGTCGCCAGCGAGGCCGCTCGCCTGGCCGCCGTCAGCAACGACAAGGTCGGCGGGCTGGGCATCGCGGCGGACGAGATCGGCAAGGTCATCGAGGTGATTCAGGACATCGCCGAGCAGACGAACCTGCTGGCCCTGAACGCCACGATCGAGGCCGCGCGGGCCGGCGAAGCGGGCAAGGGCTTCGCGGTCGTCGCGACCGAGGTCAAGGAACTGGCCAAACAGACCGCCACCGCCACCGACGACATCCGCCGCCGGATCGAGGGGATTCAAGGGTCGACCAGCGAGGCCGTCTCCGCGATCCGCGAGATCACCGAGGTCATCAACAACGTCAACGAGGTCAGCCGGACGATTGCCGCCGCGGTCGAGGAGCAAAGCGCCACGACCAAGCAGATCGCCGTCAGCGTCTCGGAAACCGCCAGCGCGGCCGACACCGTGTCGCGCGGCGTCAACGAGAGCGCCTCGGCCAGCCAGGAGATCACGGTGAACATCACCGGGGTCGACCAGGGGGCCAAGCAAACCTCGGAGGCCGCCTTGCAGACCAAGGAAGCCGGAACCGTGCTCAGCACGCTCGCCGAGGAACTGCAGACCTTGGTCGGTCAGTTCCAGGTCTGA